attctcatcatatgagtaggttgtctcaggaacttgtttggattTCTCACTCtgacttcagagaaactgctatgtttataaattggttaagccttccccctaatcctctagtggctgtctcactgacagccgctagaggcgtttgcgtgattctcactgtgaaaatcacagtgagagcacgcaagcgtccataggaaagcattgtaaatgctttcctatgcgaccggctgaatgtgcgcgcagctcttgccgcgcgtgcgcattcagccgacggggcggagaggagagctccccgcccagcgctggaaaaaggtaagttttaccccttttcagagccgggcgggagggggaccctgaaggtgggggcaccctcagggcactatagtgccaggaaaacgagtatgttttcctggcactatagtggtcctttaattgctactttgtagcaatttccaccacaatgttctaagtgttcgtcaagatggccacaattcctatggatgaccacgaggtggcaaccatcttgtttgcatgaaaacaggcagcggtgttaggttgtcgagttcatggaactattttcggacactgaaactcctgaacaccgctggacttccttGATCACCTGCattcggttctacaacacttagaaaggcgCTGTTAGGTGGAAACGTTCtacgaacaaggtgaacaagctccagggtaagaacattgactctaTTCGGTAGTTTGTccggtttttaaactaccgaattaaactgaccgcaagccctgattctctggaactgttttgggcatgggactatGCGGgcagtcggtcaaattatgacttccaggaaattcctgaaccgatctaggtgaattttggatatgttgggacCTGCATACTAGGCCAGTTGTGGAAGCCATTAAATAGATTtgttcatgaagtctaggcttatGTTTGGAGGActggagagctataatcactatactccctcgattgctcttttaagagcagcctgctttgatttctggactaggagaggtctacccactggaagctgcggtggtttgtggggtttacggtgtccggtgcttatggtactcaaggattactagaaagcagcgattgacggatgtacccagtcggggtgccaggcagtcggGCACACTATACATACCGTATCACAGGGCTGTTAGTGCATGTACTGCCAACCAGCAGAGTTAGGTGTCCAGAAGAAATGGTGGAAGCCACCCGATGTAATATTATGTATTAATTGTAGTGAGAGGTGAAATgagccagtgtgtgtgcattTACATAACAATGGGCACTGCTGTGCCTTTTATTCTCTATTTATTGATACACTGGCAGGCTAACCTTCTCTCCAACAAGATGGAGATTATTCGTGTCTGCTAACACGTGTTAAAGGTGCTTGTTACAGTCACACTGTAAGGTTTAAAACACAGACAGGCTTGCGACACACTTCAGAATATTAATAGAACTGCGCCAGATCAGCTTTTGACGCAATGCGCCGACTTCTCAGTCTACGTAAGCGTGACATCGCCCGACCCCGACACACACTGAACCGGGGCTGGTATGGAGACTGCCGGCGAGCTTCGACCGGGCCGGCTCCGAAACCCGGCGGACAAAGGCTTACAGTCAGAGTCCACAGATTGAAGTCTCCGTGCGGCCCAAGACACACAGTGGCCGTGCCCCCTCCCCCGCACCACACACTGCACAACGTGGGATCTCTGATTATTCAACCGGTCCTCGCCGGCTTTTAGCGGCTTGACGTCACTTAGGGCACGTGGTCAGCCGTAACACGCCTTTCCAGAGGAAAGTTCGGGTGCTGATTGGACGGCGGCGGCGAAGACGTCACGTGACATATATAATGCTCTTCGTGTGACGCACGCGCTCCGGCGTCGCTCTGTGGCCGTGCGTGAGTTGCGTCTCCTGCTGCTAGCTGGTCACTGCGGATAGACCagtcagaggaggaggaggagaaggaggagaaggaggggggaaagaaaagaGGAGGTCGGAGCAGCTTCGAGCGCATCATCAGAGCCCACCACACCGCGCCCCACACACGGCACACAGCGAGCTGCTGTATGCCCCATCACCGGCCGCCCCTGCCCTGTGCCACCGCGTCTTCCTAGGAACCGGCTGTATGATTAAGCTACAATCTTCAATGAGTAAGCATAGCCCTGTAAGTATCGTGTCCGCGCTCCCATAACGGACTGCGAGCGGCAGGGCCCAGAGCGGCCTTTGTGTGGGTGGCTATAGGCGCCTGCTAATCGGTCTGTGTGTGGGATTATCGCAGAGTGTGATGGGAGACGCGGTATACCGGCTCTCCCTGCATTACCGCTACCGGGCGGCGATTGTAATGGGGGACTCGGTATACCGGCTGGTCCCCGGCTCTCCCTGTATTACCGAGCGGGGATTGTAATGGGAGACTCGGTATTTTGGCTCTCCCGGTATGACCAAGTTTTTTCTAATCCCATGTCTGACTGTGTGCCGGCAGCCTGTCCGGGTCTGACTGTGTTGTGCCGGCAGTCTGTCCGGCCGGCAGGCTCGATGACCTTTAAAAGATTTACTCAGGTGAACTTGTCAATCAAAGCAAATCCTGTTAATCCAATGTCTCTGCATTATCTCTGTGCTGAGCTTGTCTAGTGCGAATATTCCTTAGAAATGTCAGTCTGTTTCCATGATTGTTAAGGATCCATGTGTACCTGTAATGGCACTGTCTGGATTCCTGGCTATTTTGTGACATGTGCCGGTTCCCAGGTATGAAGGTTAAGCCATATAGCACAGTGCTGGCTGCAACACTTACTGCTTTATACAGACGTGTGGGTTTTCTATAACTGTTGCATTGTTCGCCCTCAGTCATCTGGGTGCTTATATCCGCCTACAGGACCTGTATGGCTGGAAGTGCTCAGACAAGTTGGGTCTTGTCCATAGAATTGCTGTGCTCTTTCCAGTATGGTCTGCAGGGGTCACTAACAGGCTCCACTATTGGGTTACTGTAGAAGTGCATGATCTGCTTGTTTCTAGGTGGTGGTTTGCTCATCAGGTTTGGAGTGGCTCATCAGGTTTCCTTTGTACAGATTTGACTAGCCTTCATgtctaattaagtgttcttgcatagcaagaccacttaatgttatctcacatatatattattaagtgttcttgcatagcaagaccacttaatgttatctcacatatatattattattattatagccaaatttgccaccctaactcctcccacagtttttacactacatagacaaaaatataccaaaacgtgcagattgttcccgatcggattgctattgctttgtggaacgtttcgtcgAATGGTTcttggaatatcgtcgttcttgtggcaaaatttgtcccataggaatgaatggcaaagctagagtgggagctggcaaaagctgaaaaatcaggacatgatttctaaactgccaccactacctcattttcaggcccacctacacaaatcttatatcaaaatgttcagctatccctgctgccactaaaaatgtctaagccatagtcctgtaagttttcacaatatgaccatttgtttgcaactcacgccgtccattgacattcattgaaactccactctagcctgCTCAAACATGAAggtcaatttctaaactgcgactgtgccttcattgttaatatctcagagacatactatacatcaaaatgtatgtctgggtcttgtgattctcacaatataaagctcttcactgtaggatttatagttttaaaaatacgaccatttgaagatggcaaccgcaaaaatactctgacctgtgccaggctgcagcagcaagtgatgtcatagacaaagccttttacacctgctaatgtttttataactgtatgttttaatgtaactgtgaagcactttgggcaacaacgttgcaattaaatgtgctataaaaataaataataacagttactccgcccactccagttgtcgactactggtggaggcaagaacacttcacacaatttccccagaaattgtagcttttctagttattattcttattatagccaaatttgccaccctaactcctcccacagtttttacactacatagacaaaaatttaccaaaacgtgcagattgttcccgatcgcgttgctgtTACTTTGTGGAAcctttcgctgaatggttctcggaatatcgtcgttcttgtggcgaaatttgtcccataggaatgaatggcaaagctagagtgggagctggcaaaagctgaaaaatcaggacatgatttctaaactgccactactccctcattttcaagcccacctacacaaatcttatatcaaaacgttcagctatccctgctgccactaaaaatgtccacggctaagccatagtcctgattgttttcgcaatatgaccatttgtttgcaactcacgcagtccattgacattcattgaaacgccactctgcaaagctcacatttgaagggcaatttctaaactgcgactgtgccttccttgttaatatctcagagacatactatacatcaaaatgtaggtctgggtcttgtgattctcacaatataaagctggcaaccacaaaaatactctgacctgtgcaaggctgcagcagcaagtgatgtcatagacagggccatttgcacctgctaatgtttttataactgtatgttttaatgtaactgtgcaacaacgttgcaattaaatgtgctatataaataaataataacagttactccgcccactccagttgtatactactggtggaggcaagaacacttcacaatttccccagaaattgtagcttttctagttacagTTACTCTTATACAGGTGTTTGCGTTTTTTGTTTTGTCGTGTGTTGTGCTGTAATTTTGAAATGCTGTTGAACCGCGTTCATGAACAAACTCCTGGCATACAGCAGGATAGGAGGTTTactttaaatttagttttagcATGTGTGTATGTTATATATTGGTTTACCAACAATCTTCAATGGTGACTTTGCTGTAGGTGAACCTGCAAGTCAACTGTCACCTGAGTTAAACTGATAAACAACTGATTGCTACTAAAGGCTGAATTTCATTTGTACTATGAAGGAAATTAATCCGCTATACTAAGTAGCTAGTTCTGGATCTAACAATACTCACATAACCGGGTTACCAGACTTAAGTGCTGTAGTGAAGGCAGTCCAGTCCTTTAAGAAATAGAATAAGTTTTCTGTGTAGCATTTTATGACAAGTGCAGCAGATATTATTCTGTAAATACATGTGATTAAAGGCTTTGTGTGTGGAGCATGAATCTCTCATTTGTGGCTATCGTATGAATATGTATTTaggcagtggaatgtccctttaacagtttAATTTTATATGCcttcctaaagaagtgagtttcTAATGATAGTTTGAAGGAACTTTGGGTGAAAGTAGGGAAGGGAGTTCAATAGGAACAGTGCTTTCCGTGTGAAGACTTAACGTTGGGCATCAGAGGTGCGAGTGCAAACAGAAAATATACAAAGATCTTTGGCTGAGATAATGGGTCCGGGCGGAACATGCTTGTTACTAGTGAGATAAGCGTGAGCGGTGTTATGTGGAGATTTGAGAAGAATTGAGCCCTAAGTCTTACGGGAAGCCAgtggaaggactgacagaggagggGGACGTGGGAGGTGCAGGGAGATGAGCTTCATCGCTGCATTCGTTATAGACTGTAACAGGTCTGCCTGGGAACGCGTAAGTCCACTGAGAAGTGATTTGCTCTAATCaaggcgatagatgatggcagcGTGGACCAGCACCCCACTGGGTTTAGTCATTAAATTATTGGATACTTTACTCAGGACAGTTTCGACAGTGACAAGCATGGAATACAGACTGAAGCATGTTGAGCAGAGAATTTGATTCAAGGAAGTCGATctagcatacacaactctctcaaggatcttttagGCCAACGGTAGTAGagaatgggagttgtagtcaagGTTGGACTCTTTTTAGAATTGGGGTAACAGTTGCATGCTTCATGTGTGAataaaatatgccagaggagggGTAGAGATTGAATATCTCTGTGAGGGGCAGTGCACAAGTGAGATGTCAGGGAATAGGATGGAAAacacaaatggaggggctggatTACAGATATGCTTGCGAGTGAGCATAGAACATGGGATGATGTGGGTTTGAGGGAAGTATTGGCAGGGATAGGAAAGAGATTATAGGTCTCTTCTTATTGCAGAAATCttttcagtgaagtgagttgacAAGTTTGTAGCGGTCAGGTTAGGAGGAGCAGCTCCAGTTAGTCAAACATTGTAAGTTTCAGTTCCTTTCGGGCATTCCTGTGTTGGCTTTTGTATCCATAAACTTCACGGTTTGCACAGGGAAACAATCCtcaatgaaaatattaaaatccGCATTCTGTTGATTCCTCAACAATCGCACCATCATTGATCAATAATTTCTACTCTTGCGATGCCTCTCCCTAACCAAAGCCACTGTCTCAATATTCCTGTCATATACTCAATTGTCACTCCTCATCCAAAACACATTTAGCGTTATATCTCCGCATCTAATTGCTCCCATGCATCCCATCTGACTTTATTAAATGTCAACCATATACACagatattttgtcattttgagcTCAAATATCTGGTCTCGCTGCCTATGCCCTCCCACGGCAACCCTCCAGCCCAAAGTTAGtattacaaacaaaatatataatatatttacaaaatatatatatacaaaatatatatatttcaaacatACACACGCTATTTCGATCTGTCTCTCTTTCTAGCTATCTCTTTAACTATCTCGCACTCGCTCTCAATTTTTTAAATAAGTGTACTTAATGTTTGAAGTCAGGAGATCTCTGCATCCTTCAGCCTGTCTGCTCGAGCCGATGCTGTATGCAGGAGATCTTATCTTCCCCACTGTCGGCTCTGAGCTGACAGGCTCCGGGGTTACTACAGGACATAGGAGGCGCGTTTACAGTGCCTCCTTTCTCCTGTATACTGATGGCACGTTTGATGTCTTCACCCAAGCGTGAAGATGAATGCAAATTATGCATTCATCAActtggaagtccctctggtggcagtctgactgcaactggaggtgttcctagcttcaaatgtaaacactgtattttctcagaaagtagtgtttacatgagaggctgCAAGGAGCTATAGTTCTCGCCTGAACaatttcattaagctgtagttgttcaggtgactatagtgtccctttaagttagatGTTTCTGTGGCTATAGTGTCTGAGAGGGAGCTAACATGGATGTGCTTATTGTCAGTGTATTTCTAAATTAGATTTTATCATGTTAAAGATCTTGGTGACAGTTTCCCGTCCTCTTCATTTGCCTCCTTAATATGATTGGGTGTTGAATACTTATTATGGTGTGCAGTTTTACTTTATTTGCACACCACAACTTGAATTTGTGACTGTCATTTCAAGGCTACAGTTGAGGTgactttataaaatataattagcAATTTTCACTTAACTGAACCAATTCTCTCTCTACTGGATTTATTGACTTGGACACTGGGCTTAGTGTTGCTGCGAAGTAGATGCCACGGGTACAGAGTATGTTTGGGTTCCTACAAATATGCATTTGCCTGCAGTGCACCCATAGTTAACCTTTTGTGGGAGGTGTCTTGCCCATTGCTAGAAATAGTCAGAACTGACTAACGTTATTGCAGGCTCCCAAGTCAGCTTTGTTTTTGGTGGGCTCTAAATCACGTGAGAGATTAGTGCAATGTCCAGCAGCCAAGGTAACAAATTGCTAGCTCTAATTTTAGATGTTCCTGGTAATCAGACTGAGTCAAAATCTACCATTCAATGTATTTAGCTTCTCGTAAATGATAATTTTGTTTAATCTTTTCATATTTTCATTTTCTTACAGCAGTTCTGTGGTGTTCTTGGTCACACATTTATGGAGTTTCTGAAGGGCAGTGGAGACTACTGCCAGGCACAGCATGACCTATATGCAGACAAGTGAACTGTAAAAGAAATTCATTTCTACTCCACCAAGAAACCCCCCTAAAAGAAGTAAACCTTGAAAACAGGTGTTTGATTTTGGAATAGCACTTTGTTTAAGGGGCTAAAATCTGGATGGGGTAAACTTCGGTGCTCTGCATTTCTTTTTGCCTCAGTATTACTGGATTGAAGATTTGCTGCTTCTCATAAGGAGGTTCATTTCACTTCCATTGCTTCCATCCAAGCAAGCACggagattttttttgtgtgtggagtAGAGTGAAGCTGACTTCGGTTGAAgagcagttttttttgtttgtttttcaatttaagTTTaaggtttttagtttgtttttaactTGCTGCACGCTTTTTCTAAATTCAAAATGGCTCGTATGAAC
This region of Pelobates fuscus isolate aPelFus1 chromosome 2, aPelFus1.pri, whole genome shotgun sequence genomic DNA includes:
- the LOC134586973 gene encoding uncharacterized LOC128125822 homolog, whose translation is MIKLQSSMSKHSPQFCGVLGHTFMEFLKGSGDYCQAQHDLYADK